In Primulina eburnea isolate SZY01 chromosome 3, ASM2296580v1, whole genome shotgun sequence, one DNA window encodes the following:
- the LOC140827763 gene encoding glycine-rich protein-like: MGSKALVFLGLFVAMVLLISSEVAAREMAETTTNAVDATEGTEATEVGDARYGGGGGRGGYGGGGRGGHGGYGGGGRGGRGGYGGGGRGGGGGGRCHHGCCGRGSYGGGCRCCSYAGQAVDADFTEAETHN, from the exons ATGGGTTCCAAAGCACTTGTCTTTCTTGGCCTTTTTGTAGCCATGGTTCTCCTCATTTCCTCCGAGGTGGCCGCAAGAGAGATGGCTGAGACGACCACCAACGCTGTCGACGCAA CTGAGGGAACCGAGGCAACCGAAGTTGGAGATGCCAGATATGGAGGAGGAGGCGGGCGTGGCGGATATGGAGGCGGCGGCCGAGGCGGGCATGGTGGATATGGAGGAGGCGGCCGAGGTGGACGTGGTGGATATGGAGGAGGTGGACGTGGCGGTGGCGGCGGTGGACGCTGCCACCATGGATGCTGTGGCAGAGGTTCCTATGGTGGGGGTTGCAGGTGCTGCAGCTACGCGGGGCAAGCTGTGGATGCTGACTTTACTGAAGCAGAGACTCACAACTAA